Proteins encoded by one window of Epinephelus moara isolate mb chromosome 18, YSFRI_EMoa_1.0, whole genome shotgun sequence:
- the trappc5 gene encoding trafficking protein particle complex subunit 5, with amino-acid sequence MDTRFTRGKSNILERPLTRPKTEVSVSAFALLFSEMVQYCQSRVYSVSELQTRLADMGQSVGASMLDVLVLREKNGKRETKVLNMLLFIKVNVWKSLFGKEADKLEQANDDDKTYYIIEKEPLINAYISVPKENSSLNCAAFTAGIVEAILTHSGFPAKVTAHWHKGTTLMIKFNESVIARDKALDGR; translated from the exons ATGGACACGCGGTTCACTCGGGGGAAATCCAACATCCTGGAGCGCCCCCTGACCCGCCCCAAGACTGAGGTCAGTGTGAGTGCTTTTGCCCTGCTGTTCTCAGAGATGGTCCAGTACTGTCAGAGCCGTGTGTACTCTGTGTCGGAGCTGCAGACTCGCCTGGCGGACATGGGCCAGAGTGTGGGAGCCAGCATGCTGGACGTGCTGGTGCTGAGAGAGAAGAACGGGAAGAGGGAGACCAAAGTGCTGAATATGCTGCTCTTCATCAAG GTGAATGTGTGGAAGTCTTTGTTCGGGAAGGAGGCCGACAAGCTGGAGCAGGCCAACGATGATGACAAGACCTATTACATCATAGAAAAGGAGCCGCTTATCAACGCGTACATCTCTGTGCCCAAGGAGAACAGCAGCTTGAACTGCGCTGCCTTCACCGCGGGCATCGTGGAGGCCATCCTCACACACAGCGGCTTCCCCGCCAAGGTCACCGCCCACTGGCACAAAGGCACCACGCTGATGATAAAGTTTAACGAGTCAGTCATAGCCAGGGACAAAGCTCTGGATGGCAGATAA